The DNA window AGTACAGTACATAGCAAATCAGCTAATGCGAGCTGCTTCGTCTTCTGGGGCAAATTATGAAGAGGCATGTGGAGCAGAAAGTAGAGCCGATTTTATAGATAAGATGCAACTCGTCTTGAAGGAATTACGAGAGTCTTTATATTGGCTGAAACTGGTGGAGAGAAGCGACTTAATTTCTGGCAATGAGCTACAACCATTATTGGCTGAATCAAACGAATTGATCAAAATTGTTGCAAAATCGGTAATCACTGCGAAA is part of the Candidatus Neomarinimicrobiota bacterium genome and encodes:
- a CDS encoding four helix bundle protein, whose amino-acid sequence is MQIEKCQNRSDLSERLLEFAASSTKLTVRLKRTAVVQYIANQLMRAASSSGANYEEACGAESRADFIDKMQLVLKELRESLYWLKLVERSDLISGNELQPLLAESNELIKIVAKSVITAKGGGK